Proteins found in one Alteromonas macleodii genomic segment:
- the recC gene encoding exodeoxyribonuclease V subunit gamma, translating into MLALYPSNKLEHLSFLLTTLLRQQPLGVFTPETILVESPGMQHWVSMQLATEHGVAMNIDYPLPVRFMWNTARSVLGQDKVPKQSPYRREVLTWRIDNILQDDSLMNGEAFEQVNRYWKNAGSEQEQGLQRLQLATALADVYEQYLLYRPDWLFKWEANERAVFDDMELWQSEIWRILAKEEPLHPARLHQMTLEALEAGDIPNDPVGHLPKRVIVFAINTMAPQLIAFFDALAQHIDIHIFHLNPSVNYWGEAKSSSEQAKLLRLEGLKKWMEEDQSNPLLGNLGKQGRELFNLLTELDTFEISAFDSPEFDEVVESGDTEPTRGLLDYIHNDILQAAQPAPFTSELKQNDDSVTIMCTHSALREVQVLHDHLLHWLSQDKTRTPSDILVMCPAIENYAPFVDAVFHRVGTKTLAGTGQVRLPCTIADRSPMDAEPLIAAFMALLQLPDSRFGVSDIMDYLQLDSVQKRFSVSQDDIEQMVVWLKQAHIHWGLNSTHKTAVSEGVKLDETYSWWWGIRRLLMGMLAQDAEVVVSDLLTIPDVEGQSALTLGKLVDIVAMLGEFAQELTAPRTPEQWSKALIDLRDACFMPIKDQQQSWDLIANVAADLAARCEEAGYQHELSLRQVRDLLLNRFSSPDAGNHFMTGQVTVCSMLPMRSIPFKKVCILGLNDSEFPRKSSPLGLDLMAGANRRVGDRSRRLEDRYLFLEAIISTRESLYLSYQGNDVTNNSERQPSLVLAEFMDMLENSYALALSRYRVHAPLHPFSEEGFAGQLPSYETGWLRLADALQHTKSQSDKTGVDSSDSNHLAIPDEQSNTLSTQELRLSNSQIARAFKDPLEHFSIQRLGVNLSQSFTLLENSEPFETNALLRYQVLDAIFSSPERKLSQEHDSMSYGEQVIAFASLRGDIPNNPVARDEVEMWKEGALALSQAMGPHDAEPVKAQFQGKFITFTTTALVGSDALVELCAGKIDSHRALSFFISQLIFSCSDEATRYNNYPLDIYSCSWEKGETVLKKQRFPSYDKETAVRLLLFIEQLYIAVYTAPTPVHLSLFGTFMPGTRNSETKPVVESIKPDMFNHILHALLHSTDVTSETDKAILDQFQQVIEEVCPFAEKDSDTTRETTSDRNEKAKQIVSQSAALFDTIELQRALTDWQQSNGQYSADMASNPYLNWLFPQGVSWNDAPHLCAFVLFSMVNNASQEEKL; encoded by the coding sequence TTGCTTGCGTTATACCCCTCTAATAAATTAGAACACTTAAGTTTTCTTCTTACCACGCTTTTACGTCAGCAACCCTTGGGGGTATTCACGCCAGAAACCATTCTGGTTGAAAGCCCAGGTATGCAACATTGGGTTAGTATGCAATTAGCCACTGAACACGGCGTGGCGATGAACATTGATTACCCGCTGCCTGTACGCTTTATGTGGAATACAGCGCGCTCTGTATTAGGGCAGGATAAAGTACCTAAGCAATCTCCTTATCGTCGTGAAGTACTGACTTGGCGCATTGACAATATTCTTCAAGATGACTCACTGATGAACGGTGAAGCTTTTGAGCAAGTAAATAGATATTGGAAAAACGCCGGCAGCGAGCAGGAGCAGGGCCTTCAGCGTCTTCAACTTGCTACTGCGTTAGCTGACGTGTACGAACAATATCTCTTATACCGTCCCGACTGGCTGTTTAAGTGGGAAGCTAATGAACGGGCTGTATTCGATGATATGGAATTATGGCAAAGCGAAATTTGGCGTATTCTTGCCAAAGAAGAGCCGTTGCATCCTGCCCGTTTGCATCAAATGACCCTAGAGGCGTTAGAGGCAGGTGACATACCAAATGATCCCGTCGGTCATTTACCCAAGCGCGTTATTGTTTTTGCCATTAACACCATGGCACCGCAACTAATAGCATTTTTTGACGCCCTCGCACAGCATATTGATATTCATATATTCCACCTAAACCCCAGCGTAAATTATTGGGGGGAAGCGAAAAGTAGTAGTGAACAAGCCAAGCTATTACGCCTGGAAGGACTTAAAAAATGGATGGAAGAAGACCAGTCCAACCCATTACTTGGCAACTTAGGTAAGCAGGGCCGAGAGCTATTTAATCTTCTTACCGAACTGGACACGTTTGAGATAAGCGCTTTTGATTCGCCAGAATTCGACGAAGTGGTCGAAAGTGGTGATACAGAGCCTACTCGCGGCCTGCTGGATTATATCCATAACGATATTTTACAAGCCGCTCAACCTGCGCCATTCACTAGCGAACTAAAACAAAATGACGATAGCGTCACCATCATGTGCACTCATTCCGCGCTTCGCGAGGTGCAAGTGTTGCACGACCATCTGCTTCATTGGTTATCTCAAGATAAAACGCGTACCCCATCAGATATTCTTGTGATGTGCCCGGCTATTGAAAACTATGCGCCATTTGTTGATGCCGTATTTCACAGGGTTGGTACTAAAACCTTAGCTGGCACCGGGCAGGTTAGACTTCCCTGTACCATTGCAGATAGAAGCCCTATGGACGCAGAGCCACTTATCGCGGCGTTTATGGCGCTTTTGCAGCTACCTGATAGCCGCTTTGGCGTATCGGACATCATGGATTATTTGCAGCTGGATTCTGTACAAAAACGATTTTCAGTATCTCAAGATGACATAGAGCAAATGGTGGTGTGGCTAAAACAAGCCCATATCCATTGGGGCCTTAATAGTACCCATAAAACCGCTGTATCAGAGGGCGTTAAACTAGATGAAACGTACAGCTGGTGGTGGGGCATTCGTAGGCTGCTAATGGGCATGTTGGCGCAAGACGCCGAAGTGGTTGTGAGTGACCTACTTACTATTCCAGATGTGGAAGGGCAAAGTGCGCTAACCCTAGGTAAACTTGTTGATATAGTGGCAATGCTCGGGGAATTCGCACAAGAGTTAACCGCTCCAAGAACACCCGAACAGTGGTCCAAAGCGTTAATCGACCTTCGCGATGCGTGCTTTATGCCTATAAAAGACCAGCAGCAAAGCTGGGATCTTATTGCTAACGTTGCAGCCGATCTTGCAGCACGATGCGAAGAAGCGGGTTACCAGCATGAATTGTCCTTACGCCAAGTACGCGACCTTTTGCTAAATCGATTCTCATCACCAGATGCAGGTAACCACTTTATGACCGGTCAGGTCACGGTATGTTCAATGTTGCCAATGCGAAGTATACCGTTTAAAAAAGTGTGTATTCTTGGCCTAAATGACAGTGAGTTCCCAAGAAAATCAAGCCCCCTAGGCCTGGACTTAATGGCAGGTGCGAACCGAAGGGTTGGCGATCGTTCAAGGCGTTTGGAAGACAGATATTTATTTCTTGAAGCCATTATTTCAACGCGGGAAAGCCTGTACTTAAGCTATCAAGGCAACGATGTTACCAATAACAGTGAGCGCCAACCTAGTCTGGTACTAGCTGAGTTTATGGACATGCTGGAAAATAGCTACGCTCTGGCCTTGTCTAGATACCGAGTACATGCGCCGCTTCACCCCTTTAGTGAAGAGGGATTCGCTGGACAATTGCCAAGCTACGAAACCGGTTGGCTTAGACTGGCCGATGCGCTACAGCATACAAAGTCACAGTCTGATAAGACAGGTGTCGATAGCAGCGACTCTAATCATTTAGCGATACCTGATGAGCAATCCAATACGCTTTCAACACAAGAACTTCGACTATCAAATAGCCAAATTGCAAGAGCCTTTAAAGACCCTCTTGAGCACTTTTCTATACAAAGGCTAGGTGTAAACTTATCACAGTCATTTACGCTACTGGAAAACAGCGAGCCATTTGAGACCAATGCGTTGCTGCGCTATCAGGTGCTTGATGCCATCTTCTCATCGCCTGAACGCAAGTTGTCACAAGAGCATGACTCAATGTCATACGGTGAACAGGTAATCGCTTTTGCGTCGCTTCGGGGCGATATTCCCAATAACCCTGTTGCCAGAGATGAAGTTGAAATGTGGAAAGAAGGGGCGTTAGCATTAAGTCAGGCGATGGGACCTCACGATGCTGAACCTGTAAAGGCGCAGTTCCAAGGTAAATTTATCACCTTTACCACAACTGCCCTTGTTGGTAGCGACGCGTTAGTAGAGCTTTGTGCCGGTAAAATAGACTCCCACCGCGCGTTAAGCTTTTTCATCTCTCAATTGATATTTTCATGCAGTGATGAAGCAACTCGCTACAATAACTACCCACTGGATATTTATTCATGTTCATGGGAAAAGGGCGAAACTGTATTGAAAAAGCAGCGTTTCCCTTCTTATGACAAAGAAACTGCGGTGCGGCTACTCTTGTTTATAGAACAGCTTTACATAGCTGTTTATACGGCGCCAACGCCAGTGCATTTAAGCTTGTTTGGCACCTTTATGCCCGGCACAAGAAACTCAGAGACTAAGCCCGTAGTTGAAAGCATAAAACCGGATATGTTTAACCATATCCTGCATGCACTACTGCATAGTACAGATGTTACAAGTGAAACCGATAAAGCCATTCTCGATCAATTTCAACAGGTAATTGAGGAAGTCTGCCCGTTTGCTGAGAAAGACAGCGACACTACTCGCGAAACAACAAGTGATAGAAACGAAAAAGCGAAACAGATAGTTAGTCAGTCTGCCGCACTTTTTGACACCATTGAACTACAGCGTGCGCTAACCGATTGGCAGCAAAGTAACGGGCAGTACAGTGCGGATATGGCAAGCAATCCTTACCTCAACTGGCTATTCCCGCAAGGTGTAAGCTGGAACGATGCCCCGCACTTGTGTGCCTTTGTACTTTTTTCCATGGTCAATAATGCGTCTCAGGAGGAGAAGTTATGA
- a CDS encoding dUTP diphosphatase, with protein MLTAQQLATMLSLQDKMNAKVNPDWLNAGYGYLRAAMVESVEAIEHHGWKWWKAQKKDLPQLQMELVDIWHFALSACIIEYKGDISESAKSIAAELASGNTQVTFDGKDYDASNQSLLDNLELMTGLCAAKRFSVPLFMFIVSQCEMSADELYRQYVGKNVLNFFRQDNGYKEGTYVKVWEGREDNEHLVEVMDALDLTKPEFSDLVYEGLRARYPS; from the coding sequence ATGTTAACCGCCCAACAACTCGCCACCATGCTTTCTCTTCAAGATAAAATGAACGCCAAAGTAAACCCAGACTGGCTAAATGCGGGATATGGATACTTGCGCGCAGCTATGGTTGAGTCTGTTGAAGCCATTGAACATCACGGCTGGAAATGGTGGAAAGCACAGAAAAAAGACTTGCCTCAGCTTCAAATGGAGCTCGTGGACATTTGGCATTTTGCGCTGAGCGCATGCATTATTGAATATAAAGGTGATATTAGTGAGTCAGCCAAAAGTATTGCGGCTGAGCTGGCAAGTGGCAATACTCAAGTGACCTTCGACGGTAAAGACTACGACGCATCTAATCAGTCCCTTCTTGATAATTTAGAATTAATGACAGGCCTATGTGCCGCTAAGCGCTTCAGCGTTCCACTATTTATGTTTATCGTGAGCCAATGCGAAATGTCGGCTGACGAGTTGTATCGTCAGTATGTTGGCAAAAATGTTCTCAATTTCTTCCGTCAAGATAACGGTTACAAAGAAGGAACATACGTCAAAGTATGGGAAGGTCGCGAAGACAACGAGCACTTAGTTGAAGTCATGGACGCACTTGATTTGACTAAACCCGAGTTTAGCGATTTAGTGTACGAAGGCTTGCGCGCACGCTACCCTTCTTAA
- a CDS encoding AMP-binding protein, whose translation MPLDMTVNANTTEVITSPLSMLYHWEKKRGNDVFLTQPINGEYHDYTWKQVAEQARKVAARLRELDFPQGSRIGIFSKNCAEWFIVDLGIMMAGHVSVPIFSTAGPDTVQYVLKHADVQLLFVGKLDNTAEQVASIPSEYLTVAFPYPNIATKQQWKEFMDIAPISDSPVPDMDDMMTIIYTSGSTGQPKGVVHSYNTACWAARRSLDQLGINENDRTMSYLPLAHITERVLVELSSYYSGGKIHFVEDLATFQRDVGHCQPTLFISVPRLWTKFQMGVLAKMPQKKLDTLLKIPFLNKIVAKKIRNGLGINNARLWASGSAPLAPAVIEWFAKIGIYISEGWGMTENSAYGTGSVPFRHDKIGCIGKPYNGVDIRTSEEGEIQVKSPCNMLEYYLEPDKTAEVFTEDGYLRTGDKGVIDNDGYVKITGRLKDIFKTAKGKYVTPAPIEAKFMENPVVEQVCVTGTNLPQPVALLVLSEEAQKKDKASIEASLKKTFEAINAKLESHQVMDRVVVMKNEWSIENDLLTPTLKVKRHVLEERFVDIIQGNYSDKLVWVDA comes from the coding sequence ATGCCGCTAGACATGACAGTAAACGCAAATACCACGGAAGTAATAACATCGCCATTAAGTATGTTGTACCACTGGGAAAAAAAACGTGGCAACGACGTATTTCTTACGCAGCCAATCAACGGTGAGTATCACGACTACACTTGGAAACAAGTTGCAGAGCAAGCCCGAAAGGTGGCGGCACGTTTGCGTGAATTAGATTTCCCACAAGGCAGCCGCATCGGTATCTTTTCTAAAAACTGTGCAGAGTGGTTTATTGTCGACCTGGGCATAATGATGGCAGGTCACGTGTCGGTACCTATTTTCTCTACAGCCGGCCCTGATACGGTTCAGTATGTGCTGAAACACGCTGATGTACAGTTGTTGTTTGTAGGAAAGCTTGATAATACTGCCGAACAGGTAGCCTCAATTCCTTCAGAGTATCTAACTGTTGCCTTCCCTTATCCAAACATTGCGACCAAACAGCAGTGGAAAGAGTTCATGGATATAGCGCCAATCTCGGATTCACCTGTGCCTGACATGGACGACATGATGACGATTATCTACACGTCCGGAAGTACGGGGCAGCCAAAAGGAGTGGTGCACAGCTATAACACGGCTTGTTGGGCAGCCCGGCGTTCATTGGATCAGTTAGGTATCAACGAAAACGATCGCACTATGAGTTATCTGCCTCTTGCACATATTACAGAGCGCGTGCTTGTAGAACTTTCAAGCTACTATAGCGGTGGAAAAATTCATTTTGTGGAAGACTTAGCTACCTTCCAACGAGATGTAGGTCATTGCCAGCCTACGCTGTTTATTTCTGTGCCTCGCCTATGGACAAAATTCCAAATGGGCGTACTAGCGAAAATGCCGCAGAAAAAGCTAGATACTTTGCTCAAAATACCTTTCCTCAACAAAATCGTTGCCAAGAAGATTCGAAACGGCTTGGGTATAAATAATGCGCGCTTATGGGCGAGCGGTTCTGCACCATTGGCGCCAGCTGTTATTGAGTGGTTTGCGAAAATCGGTATCTACATTTCTGAAGGGTGGGGGATGACTGAAAACAGTGCCTACGGTACTGGTAGTGTACCTTTCAGACATGACAAAATTGGTTGTATCGGTAAGCCTTATAACGGTGTCGATATTCGCACTTCAGAGGAAGGCGAAATTCAGGTTAAGTCGCCATGCAACATGCTGGAATATTATTTAGAGCCTGATAAAACCGCTGAAGTGTTCACCGAAGACGGCTACTTGCGCACTGGCGACAAAGGCGTCATAGATAACGATGGCTACGTTAAAATTACTGGTCGTTTGAAGGACATCTTTAAAACGGCGAAGGGTAAATATGTTACACCGGCACCCATTGAAGCTAAATTTATGGAAAACCCTGTTGTTGAACAGGTGTGTGTGACGGGCACTAACTTACCCCAACCAGTTGCGCTTTTGGTGTTGAGTGAGGAAGCACAAAAGAAAGACAAAGCCAGTATTGAAGCTAGCCTTAAGAAAACGTTTGAAGCTATCAACGCTAAATTAGAAAGCCACCAGGTAATGGACCGCGTTGTAGTAATGAAAAACGAATGGAGTATTGAGAACGATTTACTTACCCCGACGCTTAAGGTTAAGCGCCATGTGCTAGAAGAGCGATTTGTTGACATTATACAAGGTAACTACAGCGATAAACTGGTGTGGGTTGACGCGTAA
- a CDS encoding EAL domain-containing protein encodes MKFLSYLVLLAFTVCIYAEASPRLTNPVFQSLSTKNGLPQDVVNDIVISDDGFVWIATEGGLVRWDGVRTKRITDSTNTLLDSSVYRLALQGSEGLWFSIFGKGNYYLDLTTQKIVQIEPTSYHDIEGMVQHAQTFHWYTTNKLVIALHEEVQLFDTKEKKLTRLAKLPTELLENNHIIRAAITIDDTLLVATSKGAYVKNIHDTEQPLVSLDYLGETPQNIDNINAKFLLLDEQNRVWISTVLGVFVAQKEDFIAQVNGAKKSVFDRVVNNRNVWTMVQHKDNAFWMGTNKGLYRLVKVSDGWESEHILEPNNGFTEISNKKITAIAKDESDNLWMSSVYAGALYFGVKSADISTIQNERAGAESALTSHVVWTFAETEPNKIWIGTDNGLNHYDFTTKTSDKFLYFDTKVYGKGAVDKIIPLENEKLFVSTYEGIRLFDPKTEEISRPEVLSGGDDVVFDTYIPGMVLSDNDVLYFIGYEGFFKYDVENKAISPLNLDSRVFDINFSYGFIGQSSYHNNRLFLATKGGLWLIDPETSRHELVYRFPESQRGNERSISSWVIDDMGVLWLAYSGVGLIGVDADTFDPLYNLNDTNILLSNIVYGLQKDEFGNIWFSSHKGLHRYDPSTAQIKNFIYGRELSVSEFNQGASLKLNDGRLAYGSTSGAVVFSASQLESLDTEKSMLSKKTAITEVAVDNRALSQPLKNLSGHHFNLDYEDYGLTIHFSSLAMSGIGKVKYYYKFLNGDRVVTEGVTDDAKITFTNIEPGDYVFTVAPTPGSFEFNVLPAEITLSMPYAPLRSPLAYSLYATLIVGLLVAYLLSRQRHLFRLQKAQQQVTLFSDAFRQTRDWVLIFDKNKRLVAANPAFEQVFGFNNREPLPKQLARLYLRYPNLNRHLSGKLPEMQGGDFWKDETAIDGADGKRYDVLIDITAVSGETNDAEHYLIVISDITEQKNAERKLLKIATYDSLTGLVNRTLLLDRLEHAIGLARHHGHRVAVMFVDLDRFKGINDSLGHDYGDKLLRIVANRMRNLVAESGTVARLGGDEFVIVIEEVRADDDLSSFVSQIIESVETPISLAEEVLRVSCSIGVAFYPEDASEPAELIKQADVAMYSAKKDALSGFTYFTSDMNERAKTRLQIENKVKRAYSDDCFFNHYQPIIDARTNKTIGVELLLRGRLDEEPLFPDQFIPVLEELKYIIEVTRQAMRRAAQDLSLWYEKGFDGYVSINLSALHFKTEFDLSGVLSLLSEFGLPKEAFRFEITEGVLMDDSDNALRQIERFVKEGFVLALDDFGTGYSSLSYLKRYPLSVLKIDKSFVNEMAPGNANEALVTTTIALATNLKMSCVAEGVETQSQVDELIEKACYFHQGYFYAKPCTADEIVPILFKNWSE; translated from the coding sequence ATGAAGTTTTTATCCTACCTGGTTCTTTTGGCTTTTACTGTTTGTATTTATGCAGAGGCTTCTCCACGGCTTACCAACCCGGTTTTCCAATCACTTTCGACAAAAAATGGACTGCCTCAAGATGTCGTAAACGACATTGTAATAAGTGACGATGGGTTTGTGTGGATTGCCACTGAAGGTGGATTAGTGCGCTGGGACGGCGTTAGAACAAAACGGATAACGGATTCTACTAACACGCTGCTTGATTCGTCAGTATACAGATTAGCGCTGCAAGGCTCCGAAGGGCTTTGGTTTAGTATTTTTGGCAAGGGTAATTACTATCTAGACTTAACTACCCAAAAAATTGTTCAAATAGAGCCTACGAGTTACCACGATATTGAAGGTATGGTTCAACACGCCCAGACATTCCATTGGTACACTACTAATAAATTGGTCATCGCGCTTCACGAAGAAGTTCAGCTATTTGATACTAAAGAAAAAAAATTAACTCGCCTTGCTAAGCTACCTACTGAGCTTTTGGAAAATAATCATATCATTCGCGCAGCTATTACTATTGACGATACTTTGCTGGTAGCAACATCTAAAGGCGCTTATGTAAAAAATATACACGATACAGAACAGCCACTGGTTAGCTTAGATTACTTAGGTGAAACACCACAGAATATTGACAACATCAATGCGAAGTTTCTGCTGTTGGATGAACAAAACAGAGTATGGATTTCAACGGTACTTGGCGTATTCGTCGCACAAAAAGAAGATTTTATAGCGCAAGTCAACGGCGCTAAAAAGAGTGTATTTGATCGGGTAGTCAATAATAGGAATGTGTGGACAATGGTCCAGCACAAGGACAATGCATTCTGGATGGGAACTAACAAGGGTCTGTATCGACTAGTTAAGGTGTCAGACGGTTGGGAGAGCGAACACATTTTAGAGCCCAATAATGGGTTCACTGAAATTTCAAATAAGAAAATTACAGCAATAGCAAAAGACGAATCTGATAACTTGTGGATGAGTTCTGTCTACGCAGGCGCTCTATACTTCGGTGTTAAAAGTGCTGATATATCTACCATTCAGAACGAGCGAGCGGGAGCAGAAAGCGCTTTAACTAGTCACGTAGTGTGGACTTTCGCGGAAACCGAGCCCAATAAAATATGGATAGGTACTGACAATGGGCTAAATCATTATGACTTCACAACAAAAACATCTGACAAGTTTCTTTATTTTGATACCAAAGTTTATGGTAAGGGAGCGGTAGATAAAATTATTCCTTTGGAAAACGAAAAGCTGTTCGTGAGTACTTATGAGGGAATCCGACTATTCGACCCGAAGACAGAGGAAATATCTCGGCCAGAAGTACTTAGTGGCGGAGATGATGTTGTCTTCGATACTTATATTCCCGGCATGGTTCTGTCTGATAACGATGTTTTGTACTTTATTGGGTATGAGGGTTTTTTTAAGTATGACGTCGAAAATAAAGCCATCTCTCCACTTAATTTAGACTCACGAGTTTTCGACATCAATTTCTCTTATGGCTTTATAGGGCAGTCTTCCTATCACAACAATAGGTTGTTCTTGGCTACCAAAGGAGGCTTATGGTTAATAGATCCTGAGACTTCGCGACATGAACTTGTTTATCGTTTCCCAGAGTCGCAGCGCGGAAACGAGCGCTCAATATCGTCTTGGGTCATTGATGATATGGGCGTGTTATGGCTTGCCTATAGTGGCGTCGGTTTGATTGGTGTCGATGCCGATACATTCGACCCCCTATACAATTTAAACGACACTAATATTTTGTTATCAAACATAGTTTACGGGCTTCAAAAAGATGAGTTTGGGAACATCTGGTTTAGCTCGCATAAAGGCCTTCATCGGTACGATCCTTCCACTGCCCAAATCAAAAATTTCATATACGGTCGTGAGCTAAGTGTTTCTGAATTTAACCAAGGTGCTTCGCTAAAACTTAATGATGGAAGGCTCGCCTATGGTTCAACAAGTGGAGCCGTTGTATTTTCGGCTTCGCAGCTTGAAAGCTTAGATACAGAGAAAAGCATGCTGAGCAAAAAAACGGCCATTACTGAAGTTGCAGTAGACAATCGAGCTCTTAGCCAGCCCTTAAAAAACTTAAGTGGTCACCACTTTAATTTAGACTATGAAGACTACGGGTTAACCATTCACTTTTCTTCGCTCGCTATGTCTGGAATAGGTAAAGTTAAATATTACTATAAGTTTCTTAACGGTGACCGCGTGGTAACAGAAGGCGTTACCGACGATGCGAAAATAACCTTTACCAATATAGAGCCTGGCGACTATGTTTTTACCGTGGCGCCGACTCCAGGTAGCTTCGAATTTAACGTATTGCCGGCAGAAATAACGCTCTCCATGCCTTATGCACCCCTTCGTTCACCACTGGCTTACTCCTTATATGCCACCCTTATTGTTGGCCTTTTAGTGGCTTATTTACTCTCTAGACAACGTCACCTGTTTAGGCTGCAGAAGGCGCAACAACAGGTTACCTTATTTAGCGATGCGTTTAGACAAACTCGGGATTGGGTACTCATTTTTGATAAAAATAAGCGTTTAGTTGCCGCTAATCCTGCCTTTGAGCAAGTGTTTGGATTTAATAACAGGGAGCCACTCCCTAAACAGTTAGCTCGCCTTTACCTGCGTTATCCCAACCTTAATCGACACCTTTCGGGTAAGTTACCCGAAATGCAAGGCGGTGACTTTTGGAAAGATGAGACCGCTATTGATGGTGCTGACGGTAAACGTTACGACGTTTTGATAGATATAACAGCAGTAAGTGGCGAAACTAATGACGCAGAACACTATCTGATTGTTATATCTGATATTACCGAGCAAAAAAATGCAGAACGCAAGCTGCTTAAAATTGCCACCTACGACAGTCTTACCGGCTTGGTTAACAGGACATTACTACTCGATAGACTTGAGCACGCCATAGGGCTTGCGCGTCATCATGGGCATCGTGTAGCTGTGATGTTTGTTGACCTAGACAGATTTAAAGGCATCAATGATTCTCTAGGTCACGATTATGGCGACAAACTTCTACGTATTGTCGCTAATAGAATGCGAAACCTAGTGGCAGAGTCGGGTACGGTTGCGCGTCTTGGTGGCGATGAGTTCGTGATTGTTATTGAAGAGGTGCGCGCCGACGATGATTTAAGTTCATTTGTATCGCAAATTATTGAATCGGTAGAAACACCTATTTCATTGGCTGAAGAAGTGCTTCGTGTATCTTGTAGTATTGGCGTTGCTTTTTATCCGGAAGATGCGTCTGAACCTGCCGAGCTTATCAAGCAAGCTGATGTTGCTATGTACAGCGCTAAAAAAGATGCGTTGAGCGGTTTTACTTATTTCACAAGTGATATGAATGAACGCGCAAAAACGCGCTTACAGATAGAAAACAAAGTAAAACGCGCTTATTCAGATGACTGCTTCTTTAATCATTACCAGCCCATCATAGATGCAAGAACTAATAAAACGATTGGGGTAGAACTGCTGCTTCGGGGAAGATTAGACGAGGAGCCGCTGTTCCCCGATCAGTTCATTCCAGTTTTAGAAGAGCTTAAATACATCATTGAAGTGACAAGGCAAGCAATGCGCCGCGCGGCTCAAGATTTGTCTTTGTGGTATGAAAAAGGCTTTGACGGTTATGTGTCAATAAACCTATCTGCCCTCCACTTTAAAACTGAGTTCGACTTAAGCGGGGTACTAAGCCTGTTGAGCGAGTTTGGTTTACCAAAAGAGGCATTTAGATTTGAGATCACAGAAGGCGTATTGATGGACGATAGCGATAATGCGTTACGGCAGATTGAGCGGTTCGTAAAAGAAGGCTTTGTTTTAGCGTTAGACGACTTCGGAACTGGATACTCATCGCTAAGCTATTTAAAACGTTACCCGTTGTCGGTACTTAAAATAGATAAAAGCTTCGTTAATGAGATGGCTCCGGGTAATGCCAACGAAGCCTTGGTAACAACGACTATCGCGCTCGCAACTAATCTAAAGATGAGTTGTGTTGCAGAAGGCGTTGAAACACAGTCGCAAGTTGATGAACTTATCGAAAAGGCCTGCTACTTCCATCAAGGGTATTTTTACGCAAAGCCATGCACAGCAGATGAAATAGTACCTATTTTGTTTAAAAATTGGTCTGAGTGA